One Lysinibacillus fusiformis genomic window carries:
- a CDS encoding CaiB/BaiF CoA transferase family protein, producing MKQALEGLKVVDLSQVLAGPYCTMVLADMGAEVIKIEKYPHGDDTRSMGPFINEESHMYMMVNRNKKGVCINLKTPEGLELFKELIQSVDVLVENYRPGVTKKLGIDYDALKAINPGLIYCSISGYGQTGPYSQKGGYDIMAQGLSGLMHMTGEPDGRPVKVGFAVNDIAAAQTALQSILMAYIYKLRTGEGQYVDVSLVESGLAWTVWEAAAYFGKGQLPERTGTAHRVSAPYQGFKTKDDYILIGAGNQKLWEIFATNVVNRTDWLDNPLFATNYLRAQNVKILEADIERELLKHSATHWLQLLDEYGVPSSPIYSYDQALNDPHILERGMVLSYEHPTAGKMRTLGFPAKFSKTPGQLTSAAPTLGQHNVEILQTLNVTDERIQLLESANAIHSKS from the coding sequence ATGAAACAAGCATTAGAAGGCTTAAAAGTAGTTGACTTATCACAAGTACTTGCCGGTCCTTATTGCACAATGGTATTGGCGGATATGGGTGCCGAAGTCATCAAGATTGAAAAATATCCACATGGAGACGATACTCGGTCAATGGGCCCCTTCATTAATGAAGAAAGTCATATGTATATGATGGTCAACCGTAATAAGAAAGGTGTTTGTATCAATTTAAAAACGCCTGAAGGATTAGAACTATTCAAAGAGTTGATTCAGTCCGTAGATGTTCTTGTAGAAAATTATCGTCCCGGTGTGACAAAAAAACTGGGTATTGATTATGATGCATTAAAAGCAATCAATCCAGGACTCATCTACTGCTCCATTTCTGGCTACGGTCAAACAGGACCATATAGCCAAAAAGGCGGCTACGATATTATGGCACAGGGTCTTAGTGGCTTAATGCATATGACGGGTGAACCTGATGGTAGACCTGTCAAAGTTGGTTTTGCTGTTAATGATATTGCTGCAGCTCAAACAGCTCTACAATCTATTTTAATGGCCTATATTTATAAGCTTCGAACAGGGGAAGGACAATATGTGGATGTATCACTTGTAGAATCTGGACTTGCTTGGACTGTGTGGGAAGCTGCTGCTTATTTCGGTAAAGGTCAATTGCCTGAACGTACGGGCACCGCACATCGTGTATCCGCACCCTATCAAGGCTTTAAAACGAAGGATGACTATATTTTAATCGGTGCTGGTAATCAAAAGTTGTGGGAAATTTTCGCGACCAACGTCGTGAATCGCACAGATTGGTTAGACAATCCGTTATTTGCAACAAATTACTTGCGTGCTCAAAATGTGAAAATATTAGAAGCAGACATCGAAAGGGAACTTTTGAAACACAGCGCAACGCATTGGTTACAGCTATTAGACGAATATGGCGTCCCTTCAAGTCCTATCTATTCATACGATCAAGCATTAAATGACCCGCATATTTTAGAACGTGGTATGGTCCTTTCATATGAGCATCCAACCGCTGGCAAAATGCGTACTCTGGGCTTTCCTGCAAAATTCTCTAAAACGCCAGGTCAGTTGACAAGTGCCGCACCTACTTTAGGGCAACATAATGTTGAGATTTTACAAACATTGAATGTGACAGATGAACGCATTCAACTGCTAGAATCAGCGAATGCAATCCACTCAAAATCTTAA
- a CDS encoding glycine C-acetyltransferase, which yields MICLSKILNAFLDENLQALHDQGLYNEIDAVESANGPVIQVRGQYLINLSSNNYLGLATNEELKRIAKAATDKYGVGAGAVRTINGTLDLHVKLEKKLAEFKGTEAAISYQSGFNCNMAAISAVMDKNDAILSDQLNHASIIDGCRLSRAKIIAYNHSDMDDLRAKAKEATVSGLYNKVMVITDGVFSMDGDIAKLPEIVEIAKEFDLITYVDDAHGSGVTGKGKGTVKHFGLEKEIDFQIGTLSKAIGVVGGYVAGKKNLIDWLKVRSRPFLFSTALPPGDVAAITAAVQMLIDSTELHDKLWENGHYLKAGLAKLGFNIGDSETPITPCIIGDEKLTQAFSRRLFEEGVYAKSIVFPTVPKGTGRVRNMPTAAHTKEMLDDALAIYEKVGRELGVIQ from the coding sequence ATGATATGTTTGTCTAAAATATTAAACGCATTTTTAGATGAAAACCTACAAGCCTTACATGATCAAGGCTTATATAATGAAATCGACGCAGTAGAGAGTGCAAACGGACCAGTTATTCAGGTGCGTGGTCAGTATCTTATTAACCTATCATCAAATAACTATCTAGGCTTAGCAACGAATGAAGAATTAAAGCGCATTGCAAAAGCAGCGACAGATAAATATGGTGTAGGCGCAGGGGCAGTTCGAACGATTAATGGTACACTCGACCTTCATGTGAAATTAGAGAAAAAGCTAGCTGAATTTAAAGGAACGGAAGCGGCGATTTCCTATCAATCCGGTTTCAATTGCAATATGGCGGCGATTTCAGCTGTGATGGATAAGAACGATGCCATTCTTTCAGATCAATTAAACCATGCTTCTATTATTGATGGGTGTCGCTTATCGCGTGCCAAAATCATTGCTTATAATCACTCTGATATGGATGATTTACGTGCGAAAGCAAAAGAAGCCACAGTGTCAGGTTTGTACAATAAAGTGATGGTCATTACAGATGGTGTCTTCTCGATGGATGGCGATATTGCCAAGCTACCTGAAATCGTTGAAATTGCTAAAGAGTTTGATTTGATTACTTATGTAGATGATGCGCATGGTTCTGGTGTAACGGGTAAAGGGAAGGGAACAGTAAAGCATTTCGGCTTAGAAAAAGAAATTGATTTCCAAATTGGAACGCTATCAAAAGCCATTGGCGTAGTTGGTGGTTATGTCGCAGGTAAGAAAAACCTAATTGATTGGTTGAAAGTACGATCTCGCCCATTCTTATTCTCGACAGCGTTACCACCAGGTGATGTAGCGGCAATTACAGCAGCTGTTCAAATGCTGATTGACTCTACAGAACTACACGATAAGCTATGGGAAAATGGCCATTATTTAAAAGCGGGTCTTGCAAAGTTAGGCTTTAATATCGGAGATTCTGAAACACCGATTACGCCATGTATTATTGGTGATGAAAAGCTTACACAGGCATTTTCTCGTCGCCTATTTGAGGAAGGCGTTTATGCAAAATCAATCGTTTTTCCAACAGTTCCAAAGGGCACAGGCCGTGTTCGTAATATGCCAACAGCGGCACATACAAAAGAAATGTTAGACGATGCACTAGCGATTTACGAAAAAGTAGGTCGTGAATTAGGGGTTATTCAATAA
- a CDS encoding alpha-hydroxy acid oxidase: protein MTNTTNGDLLLKNINAQAPFPISFADLEKAVAEKMDAGPYGYVRSGAGGEQTLRNNRAAFEKYSIIPRFLNNVSNIDTSIELFGKTYPTPLLFAPVGMNKMAHEDGELAVVRAADDLEIPYIQSTVSSYALEDVAQAAPHATKWFQLYWSTNEEIAYSMASRAEAAGFEAIVLTVDTVMLGWREEDVRNQFSPLKLGYARGNYVNDPVFMASLPDDSFESYVQGVLQNVFHPTLNWENVRELKRRTTLPILLKGILHPEDSKLAVGNGIDGIIVSNHGGRQLDGVVGSLDALPAIVDVVNGQIPVILDSGVYRGMDALKALALGADAVAIGRPFVYGLALAGQQGVEKVMTNLYDELKVSMALAGATSVKALRNVTLVKNNGVDGI from the coding sequence ATGACAAACACAACAAATGGCGATTTACTATTAAAAAATATTAATGCACAAGCCCCCTTTCCTATTTCCTTTGCCGATTTAGAGAAGGCTGTTGCTGAAAAAATGGATGCGGGTCCCTACGGTTATGTACGTTCTGGTGCAGGTGGAGAACAAACTTTACGTAATAACCGAGCCGCTTTCGAAAAATATTCTATTATTCCACGCTTTTTAAACAATGTATCAAACATTGATACATCTATTGAATTATTTGGAAAAACATACCCAACACCATTGTTATTTGCGCCGGTTGGCATGAATAAAATGGCACACGAAGATGGCGAACTGGCTGTCGTACGAGCAGCTGATGATTTAGAAATTCCCTATATTCAAAGTACGGTTTCTAGTTACGCACTTGAAGATGTCGCTCAAGCAGCGCCACATGCGACGAAATGGTTCCAATTATATTGGTCGACAAATGAAGAAATTGCTTATAGCATGGCTAGTCGGGCAGAAGCTGCCGGCTTTGAAGCAATTGTCTTAACTGTTGATACAGTTATGCTCGGTTGGCGTGAAGAAGATGTACGTAATCAGTTTTCCCCTTTAAAACTTGGTTACGCACGCGGAAATTATGTCAATGATCCTGTTTTTATGGCCTCTTTGCCTGATGATTCTTTTGAATCTTATGTGCAAGGTGTGTTGCAAAATGTGTTCCACCCTACATTGAATTGGGAAAATGTGCGTGAATTAAAACGCCGTACAACATTACCTATTTTGCTAAAAGGTATTTTACATCCTGAAGATTCAAAATTAGCTGTAGGAAATGGCATAGATGGTATTATCGTTTCAAATCACGGTGGTCGCCAATTAGACGGTGTCGTTGGTTCGCTTGATGCACTTCCTGCAATTGTTGACGTGGTGAATGGACAAATTCCTGTAATTTTAGATAGCGGTGTTTACCGTGGCATGGATGCGCTAAAAGCACTGGCTTTAGGGGCTGATGCAGTAGCAATTGGTCGTCCTTTCGTTTATGGACTAGCACTCGCTGGACAACAAGGCGTCGAAAAAGTAATGACGAATTTATATGATGAATTAAAAGTTTCTATGGCATTAGCAGGTGCTACTTCTGTGAAGGCTTTGCGCAATGTCACTTTGGTGAAAAATAATGGGGTTGATGGCATATGA
- a CDS encoding nucleotide kinase, whose protein sequence is MMEEAELVYVLQGAPTFKGSELLKELGYFYVKQGFEVEWFKHALLEDTVEAVYVRGCNRLFVWSSEWGIEPTLFGTKHRVLSFYDCLEEEQLEGVGEKLANAMKERELFREKCITMLEIAKKLHDDWEVVTQSCMDWQALNNQVENLKSAVFQSIILNKTGKRTHRLLGTLTPQGAQNTVESITKNLTRRLMIKGKPGTGKSSLMKGLADEANARGLDAQIVWCGLDAGSVDMVIIPELNFCIFDSTEPHVFDPQDGRLGDEIFDMGQHCLLSEEAEVKIEEIRVKYKAALQDAMGYATRYEEAENTIRLLMDRCLSTALWREKTAPLFERLTK, encoded by the coding sequence ATGATGGAAGAGGCAGAGCTAGTTTATGTTCTACAAGGCGCACCAACCTTTAAAGGATCGGAGCTACTGAAGGAACTCGGGTATTTTTATGTAAAGCAAGGTTTTGAAGTGGAGTGGTTTAAACATGCATTGTTAGAAGATACCGTAGAGGCGGTCTATGTTAGAGGGTGTAATCGATTATTTGTATGGTCATCGGAGTGGGGCATTGAACCAACTTTATTCGGCACGAAGCATCGTGTGCTGTCTTTTTATGATTGTTTAGAAGAAGAACAGCTTGAGGGGGTTGGAGAAAAACTTGCCAATGCGATGAAGGAGCGAGAGCTATTTCGTGAAAAGTGTATTACAATGCTAGAAATCGCTAAAAAGCTACATGACGATTGGGAGGTTGTTACACAAAGCTGTATGGATTGGCAAGCTTTAAATAATCAAGTTGAAAATTTGAAATCGGCTGTTTTTCAATCAATCATACTCAATAAAACAGGCAAGCGCACACACCGATTACTAGGAACATTAACGCCTCAAGGTGCACAAAATACAGTAGAGAGCATAACGAAGAATTTGACTAGAAGGTTGATGATTAAGGGCAAGCCTGGCACAGGGAAGTCTTCGCTTATGAAAGGATTAGCCGACGAAGCAAATGCAAGAGGGCTAGACGCACAAATTGTGTGGTGTGGTTTGGATGCTGGCTCAGTCGATATGGTCATTATTCCAGAACTGAATTTCTGCATTTTTGATAGTACAGAGCCACATGTATTTGATCCACAGGATGGAAGACTAGGCGATGAAATTTTTGATATGGGTCAACATTGCTTACTTTCAGAGGAAGCAGAAGTGAAAATTGAAGAAATTCGTGTGAAATATAAAGCTGCACTACAAGATGCGATGGGGTATGCAACACGTTACGAGGAGGCAGAGAACACGATACGCCTGTTAATGGATCGTTGTTTATCGACTGCGTTGTGGCGTGAAAAAACGGCACCTTTATTCGAAAGATTAACAAAGTGA